The DNA region CCTGTAACATCCAAATTACCGGAAACAGATATTAAGTCAAGTGTCATACCACCTCTTCTTAAAACATCTATGGTACTTACCGCTTCAATCTCTTCAAATCCGGTCGCTAAAAATATTGCCATTTTTGTCATAAAATACCTCCGTAATAATCTAATAAGTCAACATGCTTTTTACCAGATTATGGTTTATAATATAAGATAATCCTAATATCGATTTACATAACCCTAGTTTATCATAAAAGAAAGGTTTTTAGAATGGAAATAGAAAGAAAATTCATTGTATCCTCTTTACCCGGCTCACTGGCCTCTTATCCCAAAAAAGAAATTCTTCAAGGTTATGTTAGTACCAGCCCCGTCATTCGTATACGCAAATCCAATGAAGACTATTTCTTAACGTGTAAAGGTAAGGGACTGCTTGCTCGGGAAGAATTCGAGATCTCCATAACCGCCTTGGAATTTGAACATCTGTCTTCTAAGTTGGATTATTATTTGATTCATAAAACCAGATACCTCATC from Petrocella atlantisensis includes:
- a CDS encoding CYTH domain-containing protein, which produces MEIERKFIVSSLPGSLASYPKKEILQGYVSTSPVIRIRKSNEDYFLTCKGKGLLAREEFEISITALEFEHLSSKLDYYLIHKTRYLIPFGDFTIELDVFKDRLEGLIMAEVEFPSLEAAHDFDAPDWFEEEVTEDGRYQNNALCRLNTFNELE